Proteins encoded by one window of Nocardia goodfellowii:
- a CDS encoding lipase family protein: MTAVVDCSDLANGTLLTVEPLPRELWPEGTKQGYRIEYVASNFSGGKRAVGGSVFVPESGATPSPVLTWAHCTVGSNAHNAPSKVGLIPEERAHLAQWLAAGFVVAASDYEGLGTSEPHPYLDGEAIADDVIDIARAVHHMDLDVDNRTVIGGFSQGGHGSLFAAAICTAYAPELDLRGTVSLAPPVRFLEFIQPYTADGDKPVHALVPTILAGLRNRRPEFDPGIRVSPVGRDLIEAATRQSMAELDALCSATTNDEAGITGIATWQPLIDALASTSPPVTKYDRPLFLCAGGADPVFTSRQGSGYSTALAECGSDITFQDYESLDHFGLLEPAAHTATRWAADLISSTPAATPAADERADDRDIRFRILDATGDGRIGPDDFRVHALRLVQSFGRPLGDPTAIRVRTGYEQLARQLIQHYDRDGDGYVDLNEFLASDTDRTSQPIAGTVRELVSAIMELIDTGGDHRITRSRFRAVTHGLGIGESESDLLFGLTDTDGDGYLVEEELAASVVRFLTGDDPGAPGYWLFGRSE; the protein is encoded by the coding sequence GTGACTGCAGTGGTTGATTGCTCGGATCTTGCCAACGGCACCCTGCTCACCGTGGAGCCGCTACCGCGAGAGTTGTGGCCCGAAGGCACGAAACAGGGTTACCGCATCGAATACGTCGCCTCCAATTTCAGTGGCGGAAAGCGCGCCGTCGGCGGTTCGGTCTTCGTCCCGGAATCCGGCGCCACCCCCTCCCCGGTCCTCACCTGGGCGCACTGCACGGTGGGCAGCAACGCCCACAACGCGCCCTCGAAGGTGGGACTGATCCCGGAGGAGCGCGCGCACCTGGCGCAGTGGCTGGCCGCCGGATTCGTGGTCGCCGCATCCGATTACGAGGGGCTGGGGACCAGTGAACCGCACCCCTATCTCGACGGTGAGGCGATCGCCGACGACGTCATCGACATCGCGCGGGCGGTGCACCACATGGACCTGGACGTCGACAACCGCACGGTGATCGGCGGCTTCTCCCAGGGCGGGCACGGCTCACTGTTCGCGGCGGCGATCTGCACGGCCTATGCGCCGGAACTGGACCTGCGCGGCACCGTGTCGCTGGCGCCGCCGGTGCGTTTCCTGGAATTCATCCAGCCCTACACCGCGGACGGCGACAAACCCGTGCACGCCCTCGTGCCCACCATCCTGGCCGGGCTGCGCAACCGCCGGCCGGAATTCGATCCGGGGATTCGGGTCAGCCCGGTGGGCCGCGACCTGATCGAGGCGGCGACCCGGCAGTCCATGGCGGAACTGGATGCCCTGTGCTCGGCCACCACCAACGACGAGGCGGGGATCACCGGAATCGCGACCTGGCAGCCGCTCATCGACGCCCTGGCCTCGACGAGTCCGCCGGTGACCAAGTACGACCGGCCCCTGTTCCTCTGCGCGGGCGGAGCCGACCCGGTCTTCACCTCGCGACAAGGCAGTGGATACTCCACCGCCCTCGCCGAGTGCGGCTCGGATATCACGTTCCAGGATTACGAATCACTGGACCACTTCGGGCTGCTGGAGCCCGCGGCACACACCGCGACCCGCTGGGCCGCCGATCTGATCAGCTCCACACCAGCCGCGACCCCGGCCGCGGACGAGCGGGCCGACGATCGAGATATCCGCTTCCGGATCCTCGATGCCACCGGCGACGGGCGCATCGGACCGGACGACTTCCGCGTCCATGCGCTTCGGCTGGTGCAGAGCTTCGGTCGTCCGCTGGGCGACCCGACCGCGATCCGCGTCCGCACGGGCTACGAGCAGCTGGCCCGGCAGCTGATCCAGCACTACGACCGCGACGGCGACGGGTACGTCGACCTGAACGAATTCCTCGCCTCGGACACCGACCGCACCTCGCAACCGATCGCCGGCACCGTGCGCGAACTGGTCTCGGCGATCATGGAACTGATCGACACGGGCGGCGACCACCGGATCACGCGCTCACGGTTCCGAGCGGTGACACACGGTCTGGGCATCGGCGAATCCGAATCCGATCTGCTCTTCGGCCTGACCGACACCGATGGCGACGGCTATCTCGTCGAGGAGGAGTTGGCCGCGAGCGTCGTGCGTTTCCTGACCGGCGACGATCCCGGCGCTCCGGGCTATTGGCTGTTCGGCCGGTCGGAGTGA
- a CDS encoding lipase family protein — protein sequence MTSRSHLIDASPIESALWPAGAAGGYRLRYHDHGRISSGSLFLPPADRTPERMPLLTWAHCFLGLEHHNAPSRHGLPGIELKHLSRWLAAGFAVAVADYKGLDGCGLSPFPGTSQIAADIIAICPAAREFDERIEKTVVAAGFCQGGVGVLHAAHPGPELDYKGAVALAPPDFLAYFSLVTGDPELPADAFILALLAGVRISDDRFHPEEFLTRKGAELLDAITTLSVPQMRDLLAPYTVGDLGAEQVTLRNPVIEALARCQTIPRTTAKSFLVCTVDVDPLAPPAAAQRYCAELTHWGAEVTHRSYATGGHMDILNLAAADAIDWAVERAV from the coding sequence ATGACGTCGCGGTCGCACTTGATCGATGCGAGCCCGATCGAGTCGGCGCTGTGGCCGGCCGGGGCGGCCGGCGGGTATCGGTTGCGCTATCACGACCACGGCCGGATCAGCTCCGGATCGCTGTTTCTGCCGCCGGCGGACCGGACTCCGGAGCGCATGCCGTTGCTGACCTGGGCCCATTGCTTCCTAGGGCTCGAACACCACAACGCCCCGTCGCGCCACGGGCTCCCCGGGATCGAACTCAAGCACCTATCTCGTTGGCTGGCAGCGGGATTCGCCGTGGCGGTGGCCGACTACAAGGGACTGGACGGTTGCGGCCTCAGCCCGTTTCCCGGGACGAGCCAGATCGCCGCGGACATCATCGCCATCTGCCCGGCCGCGCGCGAATTCGACGAGCGAATCGAGAAGACCGTCGTCGCGGCGGGATTCTGTCAGGGCGGCGTGGGGGTGCTGCACGCCGCGCACCCCGGCCCCGAACTCGACTACAAGGGCGCGGTCGCGCTGGCGCCGCCGGACTTTCTCGCCTATTTCAGCCTGGTCACCGGTGATCCCGAGTTGCCTGCGGACGCGTTCATCCTCGCGCTGTTGGCCGGTGTGCGCATCAGCGACGATCGTTTTCATCCCGAGGAGTTCCTGACCCGCAAGGGAGCCGAGCTACTCGACGCCATCACCACGCTGTCGGTGCCGCAGATGCGGGACCTGCTGGCGCCGTACACCGTCGGTGATCTCGGGGCCGAGCAGGTGACACTGCGGAACCCGGTGATCGAAGCCCTCGCGCGCTGTCAGACCATTCCGCGGACCACCGCGAAATCATTTCTGGTGTGCACAGTCGACGTGGATCCGCTGGCGCCGCCGGCCGCCGCGCAGCGCTACTGCGCCGAATTGACGCACTGGGGCGCGGAGGTGACACATCGGTCGTACGCCACCGGCGGGCATATGGACATCTTGAATCTAGCGGCCGCTGACGCGATCGACTGGGCCGTCGAACGCGCCGTCTGA
- a CDS encoding TetR/AcrR family transcriptional regulator, with translation MVADRSEAHLSPDHTAARRAAPRHLVPAQPSAAVRRRPKDRKVQIIRAAARAFSERGYYPVGVDEIAAEVGISGPALYRHFTNKYALLVAAAEEGAKHLLTVATAADDEQLPPSDRLDALIRAIAEHTIEIRREAGLYRWERRYLERDDRIRIRKIYEDLNATLAAPIALLRPQDAPADVAMRAAAVLSAVASISAHRTALSGARMLPLLHDMAWAVLRVELPPAPPEPDPGPAVRGLPVTSKREQLLTEAIRIFGRQGYHEASIEEIGAAVGINASSVYRYFTSKADLLAAAFYRTGDRVAMAITEALAEATSRPDAVRRIAERQAKLTFAMPEIMPVYYAEFSNLPQAEQHKLRAIQRQNVLEWANLLDGDPVEARFRVHAAIGQVIDVGRLVRFDSRPEQLARVSRLMEAVLLSDGAFDGPVDRVSGR, from the coding sequence ATGGTCGCGGATCGCAGCGAAGCCCACCTGTCGCCCGACCACACCGCGGCGCGGCGTGCCGCGCCGCGCCATCTGGTGCCCGCGCAACCTTCCGCGGCCGTTCGCCGTCGTCCCAAGGACCGCAAGGTACAGATCATCCGGGCCGCCGCGCGGGCTTTCAGCGAACGCGGCTACTACCCGGTGGGCGTCGACGAGATCGCCGCCGAAGTCGGCATCTCCGGCCCCGCCCTGTATCGGCACTTCACCAACAAATACGCGCTACTGGTCGCGGCCGCCGAAGAGGGCGCCAAGCATCTGCTGACGGTCGCCACGGCCGCCGACGACGAACAGCTGCCGCCGTCCGACCGGCTCGACGCGCTGATTCGGGCAATCGCTGAGCACACCATCGAGATCCGCCGCGAAGCCGGGCTCTACCGCTGGGAACGGCGCTACCTGGAACGCGACGACCGGATCCGGATCCGCAAGATCTACGAGGACCTCAACGCCACCCTCGCCGCGCCGATCGCCCTGCTCCGCCCGCAGGACGCGCCCGCCGACGTCGCGATGCGGGCCGCCGCCGTGCTCAGCGCCGTCGCCAGCATCTCCGCGCACCGCACCGCGCTGTCCGGCGCGCGCATGCTGCCGCTGCTGCACGATATGGCCTGGGCCGTGCTGCGCGTCGAATTGCCGCCCGCCCCACCGGAACCCGATCCGGGCCCCGCCGTGCGCGGCCTGCCGGTCACCTCGAAACGCGAACAGCTGCTCACCGAGGCGATCCGGATCTTCGGCCGCCAGGGCTACCACGAGGCCAGCATCGAGGAGATCGGCGCCGCCGTCGGCATCAACGCCTCCAGCGTCTACCGGTACTTCACCAGCAAGGCCGACCTGCTGGCCGCCGCGTTCTACCGCACCGGCGACCGCGTCGCCATGGCGATCACCGAGGCGCTCGCCGAGGCCACCAGCCGCCCGGACGCGGTGCGGCGCATCGCCGAACGGCAGGCCAAACTGACCTTCGCCATGCCGGAGATCATGCCGGTCTACTACGCGGAGTTCTCCAACCTGCCGCAGGCCGAACAGCACAAGCTGCGCGCCATCCAGCGGCAGAACGTACTGGAGTGGGCGAATCTGCTCGACGGCGATCCGGTGGAAGCGCGCTTCCGGGTGCACGCGGCCATCGGCCAGGTCATCGATGTCGGCCGATTGGTCCGATTCGATTCCCGCCCAGAACAATTGGCGCGGGTCAGCCGGCTGATGGAAGCCGTCCTGCTGTCAGACGGCGCGTTCGACGGCCCAGTCGATCGCGTCAGCGGCCGCTAG
- a CDS encoding enoyl-CoA hydratase-related protein produces the protein MSNPDSNRPAGFSAIHDGKILRLTLTKPKRKNAIDYDTMVALGDAVLAAAEDRSVRVIVLTGEGSDFCTGADLSTGPEEAARGITSDMVMDAANRLVKGIVDAPVPVIARIKGAAAGVGVGMALAADLVYASADSYLLLAFINIGLMPDGGAAAMIAAAAGRPLAAEMALLGERLPAPAAAQAGLFTAVVGDDELDAKVEAAAAKIAAGPRRALELTKKALNAATLGALDAALAAEKAGQSELLQSPDFIEGATAMLTKRKPVFQD, from the coding sequence ATGAGTAATCCCGATTCCAACCGACCGGCGGGTTTCTCAGCGATCCACGACGGGAAGATTCTGCGCCTGACGCTCACCAAGCCCAAGCGCAAGAACGCCATCGACTACGACACCATGGTCGCGCTCGGTGATGCCGTGCTGGCCGCTGCCGAGGACCGCTCGGTCCGGGTCATCGTGCTGACCGGGGAGGGCAGCGATTTCTGCACCGGCGCCGACCTCAGCACCGGCCCCGAGGAAGCGGCCCGCGGGATCACCTCCGACATGGTGATGGACGCGGCCAACCGTCTGGTGAAGGGCATCGTGGACGCGCCGGTGCCGGTCATCGCCCGGATCAAGGGCGCGGCCGCCGGCGTCGGCGTCGGCATGGCGCTGGCCGCGGACCTGGTCTACGCCAGCGCGGATTCCTACCTGCTGCTGGCCTTCATCAATATCGGCCTGATGCCCGACGGCGGCGCGGCCGCGATGATCGCCGCGGCGGCGGGCCGGCCGCTGGCCGCGGAAATGGCGCTGCTCGGCGAGCGCCTGCCCGCGCCCGCCGCCGCGCAGGCCGGACTGTTCACCGCGGTCGTCGGCGACGACGAACTCGACGCGAAGGTGGAAGCCGCCGCCGCCAAGATCGCCGCCGGCCCGCGCCGCGCCCTGGAACTCACCAAGAAGGCGCTCAACGCGGCCACCCTCGGCGCGCTCGACGCCGCGCTGGCCGCCGAGAAGGCCGGGCAGAGCGAACTTTTGCAGTCCCCCGACTTCATCGAGGGCGCGACCGCGATGCTCACCAAGCGCAAGCCCGTCTTCCAGGACTGA
- a CDS encoding SDR family oxidoreductase, with protein sequence MAYLVTGATGFIGRFFIPELLKRQGDIHVLIRPGIDSADRFAARAREWGAGDRVRPVHGDLGKPKLGIDERWLAEHRGAIEHVVHLAVGYDAREPGGGTRNVVDAAEDLKAGLLHHVSSVEIAGGCEGLFTEEMFQVGQALSTPALRAKFDAEQIVRESGLAWRIYRPSIVIGHSVTGEMDRIDGPYYFFRLLRMAAQLPRILPVIAPKLGETNMVPVDFVARALDHIAHTPGAHATTYHLVDPRRFRAAEALNLFADEAGAPHLVEVMPKPTLAMTLRVPGANWLLPRVGVPLEVLEHSEFSCRFDCRNTTEALAGTDIKVPPLDAYAARIWKYWIENWV encoded by the coding sequence ATGGCTTACCTGGTTACCGGAGCAACTGGGTTCATCGGTCGATTCTTCATCCCTGAGCTGCTGAAGCGTCAGGGCGATATCCACGTCCTGATCCGGCCCGGCATCGACTCCGCGGACCGGTTCGCCGCCCGCGCCCGCGAATGGGGCGCGGGCGATCGAGTGCGGCCGGTGCACGGTGATCTGGGTAAGCCGAAACTGGGCATCGACGAGCGCTGGCTGGCCGAACATCGTGGAGCCATCGAGCACGTCGTGCACCTGGCCGTCGGCTACGACGCGCGCGAACCCGGCGGCGGCACCCGCAACGTGGTCGACGCCGCGGAGGACCTGAAAGCCGGGCTGCTGCATCATGTCTCGTCGGTCGAGATCGCCGGCGGCTGCGAGGGCCTGTTCACCGAGGAGATGTTCCAGGTGGGCCAAGCGCTGTCGACGCCGGCCCTGCGGGCCAAATTCGACGCCGAGCAGATCGTGCGCGAGTCCGGGCTGGCCTGGCGGATCTACCGGCCGTCCATCGTGATCGGGCACTCCGTGACCGGGGAGATGGACCGGATCGACGGACCGTACTACTTCTTCCGGCTGCTGCGAATGGCCGCGCAATTGCCGCGCATCCTGCCGGTGATCGCACCGAAGCTGGGCGAAACCAATATGGTGCCGGTCGATTTCGTGGCCCGCGCGCTGGACCACATAGCGCACACCCCGGGCGCGCACGCGACCACCTACCACTTGGTCGACCCGCGCCGGTTCCGTGCCGCCGAAGCGCTGAACCTGTTCGCGGACGAAGCGGGCGCGCCGCATCTGGTCGAGGTGATGCCCAAGCCGACGCTGGCCATGACCTTGCGTGTGCCCGGCGCGAACTGGCTACTGCCCCGGGTCGGCGTACCGCTGGAGGTGCTGGAGCACAGCGAATTCAGTTGCCGGTTCGACTGCCGCAACACCACCGAGGCGCTGGCCGGCACCGATATCAAGGTGCCCCCGCTGGACGCCTACGCGGCGCGGATCTGGAAGTACTGGATCGAGAACTGGGTCTAG
- a CDS encoding Nramp family divalent metal transporter, with protein MSTAIGTPPSTARRARSFFALLGPAFVAAIAYVDPGNVASNISAGAEFGYLLVWVIVLANVMAGLVQFLSAKLGLVTGMSLPEAVRDRASRPVRLAYWGQAETVAMATDLAEVVGGAIALKLLFGLPLLVGGLITGVVSMGLLLVQDRRGQRPFERVITGMLAVIAIGFLASVVLSPPSASGTLGGLVPRFDGAESVLLAAAMIGATVMPHAVYLHSGLARDRHGSPARGPVRVRLLNATKVDVGLAMVLAGTVNLSMLLMAANTLRGRENVDTLEGAHAAVGDVLGPAAALLLAIGLLASGLASTSVGAYAGAMIMEGLIQRRIPLLLRRVLTLVPAIVILAAGVDPTRALIISQVVLSFGIPFALIPLVRLTSDRVLMGADVNHRGTTALAWLVAAVISALNVLLIYLTVTGA; from the coding sequence GTGAGTACGGCCATCGGTACGCCGCCGTCCACCGCGCGGCGGGCGCGTTCGTTCTTCGCGCTGCTCGGCCCGGCGTTCGTGGCCGCGATCGCCTATGTGGATCCCGGCAATGTCGCGTCCAATATCAGTGCGGGCGCGGAGTTCGGTTACCTGCTGGTGTGGGTCATCGTGCTGGCGAACGTGATGGCGGGTCTGGTGCAGTTCCTGTCCGCGAAGCTCGGGCTGGTCACCGGCATGTCATTACCGGAAGCGGTGCGGGACAGGGCGAGCCGGCCGGTGCGATTGGCGTACTGGGGTCAGGCCGAGACCGTCGCGATGGCCACCGACCTGGCCGAGGTGGTCGGCGGCGCGATCGCGTTGAAGCTGCTGTTCGGGCTGCCGCTGCTGGTCGGCGGGTTGATCACCGGGGTGGTGTCGATGGGTCTGCTGCTGGTCCAGGACCGGCGGGGGCAGCGGCCGTTCGAGCGGGTCATCACCGGGATGCTCGCCGTCATCGCGATCGGGTTCCTGGCCAGTGTCGTGCTCTCGCCGCCCTCGGCGAGCGGCACCTTGGGCGGTCTGGTGCCACGCTTCGACGGTGCCGAAAGCGTGCTGCTCGCGGCGGCGATGATCGGGGCGACGGTGATGCCGCACGCGGTGTATCTGCACTCGGGTCTGGCTCGCGATCGGCACGGTAGCCCGGCCCGTGGTCCAGTGCGGGTGCGGCTGCTCAACGCCACCAAGGTCGACGTGGGGCTGGCCATGGTCCTCGCGGGCACGGTCAATTTGTCCATGCTGCTGATGGCGGCCAATACGCTGCGCGGGCGGGAGAACGTCGACACCCTCGAGGGCGCGCACGCGGCCGTCGGGGATGTGCTCGGGCCGGCGGCCGCGCTGCTGCTCGCGATCGGCCTGCTCGCCTCCGGCCTGGCTTCCACCTCGGTCGGCGCGTACGCGGGCGCGATGATCATGGAAGGCCTGATCCAGCGCCGGATTCCGCTGCTGCTGCGCCGGGTGCTCACCCTCGTCCCCGCCATCGTGATCCTCGCCGCGGGCGTCGATCCGACCCGGGCACTGATCATTTCGCAGGTGGTGCTGTCCTTCGGCATCCCGTTCGCGCTGATCCCGCTGGTGCGCCTCACCAGTGACCGCGTGCTCATGGGCGCGGACGTGAACCATCGCGGCACCACCGCGCTGGCCTGGCTGGTCGCCGCGGTGATCAGCGCGCTGAACGTGCTGCTGATCTATCTGACGGTCACCGGCGCCTAG
- a CDS encoding alpha/beta hydrolase — protein sequence MIAAAALLAGVVTGLGAAPAAAVDPVIDNKALLANPVAPDGSKITKAEIKDARSIRLHVYSAAMDRTFPVEVQRPADASVPRPTLYLLNGAGGGEDQASWNAKTDALKFLSDKNVNVVQTIGGKWSYYTDWVKDDPTLGRNKWTTFFTEELPPLIDGALGTNGVNAIAGLSTSGTTVLALPIAKPGLYKAAAAYSGCAQTSDPVGSEFVRLTVEVWGGGDTENMWGPEGSAEWVRNDPYVHAEGLRGLELYLSTGNGLPGPYDTLDGPYALPGSFGLANQLLVGGVIEAGTNYCTRNMQAKLDSLGIPATFNFRPAGTHSWGYWRDDLHQSWPVLARGLGL from the coding sequence ATGATCGCGGCTGCCGCGCTGCTCGCGGGCGTTGTCACCGGGCTCGGCGCGGCACCGGCGGCGGCGGTCGATCCGGTCATCGACAACAAGGCGCTGCTGGCCAACCCGGTCGCGCCCGACGGTTCCAAGATCACCAAGGCCGAGATCAAGGACGCGCGCAGCATCCGTCTGCACGTCTACTCCGCGGCCATGGACAGGACGTTCCCGGTAGAGGTGCAGCGCCCGGCCGATGCCTCGGTGCCACGTCCGACGCTGTATCTGCTCAACGGCGCCGGCGGCGGTGAGGACCAGGCCTCCTGGAACGCCAAGACCGACGCGCTGAAGTTCCTCAGCGACAAGAACGTCAACGTCGTCCAGACCATCGGCGGCAAGTGGAGCTACTACACCGACTGGGTCAAGGACGATCCCACACTGGGTCGCAACAAGTGGACCACCTTCTTCACCGAGGAATTGCCGCCGCTGATCGACGGCGCGCTCGGCACCAACGGCGTGAACGCGATCGCCGGACTGTCTACCTCGGGCACCACCGTGCTCGCGCTGCCGATCGCCAAGCCGGGCCTGTACAAGGCGGCCGCGGCCTACAGCGGCTGCGCGCAGACCTCCGATCCGGTCGGCTCCGAATTCGTCCGGCTCACGGTCGAGGTGTGGGGCGGCGGTGACACCGAAAACATGTGGGGCCCCGAAGGTTCCGCGGAGTGGGTGCGCAACGACCCGTACGTGCACGCCGAGGGCCTGCGCGGACTGGAGCTCTACCTGTCCACCGGCAACGGTCTGCCCGGTCCGTACGACACCCTCGACGGGCCCTACGCCCTGCCGGGTTCGTTCGGCCTGGCCAACCAGCTGCTGGTGGGTGGCGTCATCGAGGCGGGCACCAACTACTGCACCCGGAACATGCAGGCGAAATTGGACAGCCTGGGTATCCCGGCCACCTTCAACTTCCGTCCCGCGGGCACCCACTCCTGGGGCTACTGGCGCGACGATCTGCACCAGTCCTGGCCGGTGCTCGCCCGGGGTCTCGGGCTGTAG